The Glycine max cultivar Williams 82 chromosome 12, Glycine_max_v4.0, whole genome shotgun sequence genome window below encodes:
- the BZIP48 gene encoding bZIP transcription factor 48 isoform X1 yields MAQLPPKIPNMTPNWPDFSSLHQKMPSLQTTSSNQNPSWVDEILEFSVARRGAPRRSVSDSVTFLEAPLLDHHHCKGGSVVGGGGGNNEFERFDDEQFMSMFSDEASGNNNNNNTMMAHTLSSSNPSTPSDHNSINDEKEMENKEEEEKKQLKNESEDEDKSQCKQEITQLPNNDDSNNTSNANATCSSEKITDPKRVKRILANRQSAQRSRVRKLQYISELERSVTSLQAEVSVLSPRVAFLDHQRLLLNVDNSALKQRIAALAQDKIFKDAHQEALKREIERLRQVYHQQNIKKMDNNAAASPPSQSPSPSPKPRCETHTEKEQLINGNTCAPVTSKRGWKKKTVVSALTRWERERERERGTCRRFFQLFFLLFVVFLIFFSIYFFFGGFNIQVGKQRLVGVCVGMDERKVCHCQ; encoded by the exons ATGGCTCAATTGCCACCAAAAATTCCAAACATGACACCCAATTGGCCAGACTTTTCTTCTCTTCACCAAAAGATGCCTTCCCTCCAAACCACGTCATCAAACCAAAACCCTTCATGGGTGGATGAGATTCTTGAGTTCTCAGTGGCGAGGCGCGGGGCCCCCCGGCGGTCGGTGAGCGACTCCGTCACTTTCCTGGAGGCACCATTGCTGGACCACCATCATTGCAAAGGTGGCAGTGTTGTTGGTGGTGGCGGCGGCAACAACGAGTTCGAGAGGTTCGATGATGAACAATTCATGTCCATGTTTAGTGATGAAGCTTCAGggaacaataacaataataataccaTGATGGCACACACGTTGTCCTCCTCCAACCCTTCTACACCCTCTGATCACAACAGCATCAATGATGAGAAGGAAATGGAAAataaggaagaggaagagaagaagcaATTGAAGAATGAATCGGAGGATGAGGATAAAAGCCAATGCAAACAAGAAATCACACAACTTCCCAACAATGATGACAGTAATAATACTAGTAATGCAAATGCAACATGTTCCAGTGAAAAAATCACAGACCCCAAGAGGGTCAAAAG AATCTTGGCAAATAGGCAATCTGCGCAAAGATCAAGAGTGAGGAAGCTGCAATACATATCTGAGCTTGAGCGAAGTGTGACTTCATTACAG GCCGAAGTTTCAGTGTTGTCTCCACGGGTTGCATTTTTGGATCATCAACGTTTGCTTCTGAATGTCGACAACAGTGCTTTGAAGCAAAGAATCGCCGCGCTGGCCCAAGACAAGATTTTCAAAGATG CACATCAAGAAGCACTGAAGAGGGAGATAGAGAGACTGAGGCAAGTTTATCACCAACAAAACATAAAGAAGATGGACAATAATGCTGCAGCGTCACCACCATCCCAGTCCCCATCTCCATCACCAAAACCACGATGTGAAACTCACACTGAAAAGGAACAGCTTATCAAT GGAAACACATGTGCACCAGTGACATCAAAGAGAGGGTGGAAGAAAAAAACAGTTGTGTCTGCTTTAACTAgatgggagagagagagagagagagagagaggtaccTGTCGGAGATTCtttcagttattttttttattatttgttgtcttcttgatttttttttcaatttactttttttttgggggtTTCAATATTCAAGTTGGAAAACAAAGACTGGTGGGCGTGTGTGTTGGGATGGATGAAAGGAAGGTATGTCATTGTCAGTGA
- the BZIP48 gene encoding bZIP transcription factor 48, protein MAQLPPKIPNMTPNWPDFSSLHQKMPSLQTTSSNQNPSWVDEILEFSVARRGAPRRSVSDSVTFLEAPLLDHHHCKGGSVVGGGGGNNEFERFDDEQFMSMFSDEASGNNNNNNTMMAHTLSSSNPSTPSDHNSINDEKEMENKEEEEKKQLKNESEDEDKSQCKQEITQLPNNDDSNNTSNANATCSSEKITDPKRVKRILANRQSAQRSRVRKLQYISELERSVTSLQAEVSVLSPRVAFLDHQRLLLNVDNSALKQRIAALAQDKIFKDAHQEALKREIERLRQVYHQQNIKKMDNNAAASPPSQSPSPSPKPRCETHTEKEQLINV, encoded by the exons ATGGCTCAATTGCCACCAAAAATTCCAAACATGACACCCAATTGGCCAGACTTTTCTTCTCTTCACCAAAAGATGCCTTCCCTCCAAACCACGTCATCAAACCAAAACCCTTCATGGGTGGATGAGATTCTTGAGTTCTCAGTGGCGAGGCGCGGGGCCCCCCGGCGGTCGGTGAGCGACTCCGTCACTTTCCTGGAGGCACCATTGCTGGACCACCATCATTGCAAAGGTGGCAGTGTTGTTGGTGGTGGCGGCGGCAACAACGAGTTCGAGAGGTTCGATGATGAACAATTCATGTCCATGTTTAGTGATGAAGCTTCAGggaacaataacaataataataccaTGATGGCACACACGTTGTCCTCCTCCAACCCTTCTACACCCTCTGATCACAACAGCATCAATGATGAGAAGGAAATGGAAAataaggaagaggaagagaagaagcaATTGAAGAATGAATCGGAGGATGAGGATAAAAGCCAATGCAAACAAGAAATCACACAACTTCCCAACAATGATGACAGTAATAATACTAGTAATGCAAATGCAACATGTTCCAGTGAAAAAATCACAGACCCCAAGAGGGTCAAAAG AATCTTGGCAAATAGGCAATCTGCGCAAAGATCAAGAGTGAGGAAGCTGCAATACATATCTGAGCTTGAGCGAAGTGTGACTTCATTACAG GCCGAAGTTTCAGTGTTGTCTCCACGGGTTGCATTTTTGGATCATCAACGTTTGCTTCTGAATGTCGACAACAGTGCTTTGAAGCAAAGAATCGCCGCGCTGGCCCAAGACAAGATTTTCAAAGATG CACATCAAGAAGCACTGAAGAGGGAGATAGAGAGACTGAGGCAAGTTTATCACCAACAAAACATAAAGAAGATGGACAATAATGCTGCAGCGTCACCACCATCCCAGTCCCCATCTCCATCACCAAAACCACGATGTGAAACTCACACTGAAAAGGAACAGCTTATCAATGTTTGA